From one Lotus japonicus ecotype B-129 chromosome 3, LjGifu_v1.2 genomic stretch:
- the LOC130743504 gene encoding protein MAINTENANCE OF MERISTEMS-like, with the protein MTITLDDVSALLHIPVEGSLFSLGRPTKEEATPVVVDLLGVTTQEVEDEFRRCRGPSLHYAWLLELVKDRVKKGKWTEAARAYLLRLVGMTLFCDKSNTSVSVAYLELFRDISLAGQYAWGAAALAYLYGQLGDACKKSGRSVAGYLTLLQIHQVLNL; encoded by the coding sequence ATGACGATCACTCTAGATGACGTCTCAGCTCTATTGCACATCCCTGTGGAGGGGTCCCTTTTCTCATTGGGCAGGCCGACTAAGGAAGAGGCTACCCCTGTGGTTGTTGATTTGTTGGGGGTGACAACTCAGGAGGTGGAGGATGAGTTTCGGAGGTGTAGAGGTCCTAGTCTTCATTATGCTTGGCTTCTAGAGCTTGTGAAGGACCGTGTGAAgaaagggaaatggacagaagcAGCCCGAGCTTACCTGTTACGCTTGGTTGGCATGACTCTCTTTTGTGATAAGAGTAACACGTCTGTCAGTGTTGCCTATCTTGAGCTTTTTAGGGATATTAGCTTGGCTGGTCAGTATGCATGGGGTGCGGCGGCGTTGGCATATTTGTATGGTCAGTTAGGGGATGCCTGCAAAAAGTCAGGGAGGTCAGTTGCGGGGTATTTGACTTTGCTGCAAATTCATCAAGTGTTGAATCTCTGA
- the LOC130742964 gene encoding uncharacterized protein LOC130742964 isoform X1, with protein MAAGTSEVNNEHDGTIVVRVDLTKAFTTDQAFASPADLIDWARDVCKENGYVVIVIRSDYGSAKRKPLITLGCERGGKYRPAAQVLKRSQTGTKKSDCPFRLRARPSKVDGRWKVIVHSGIHNHDTAETLQGHSFVGRLNPDEKTMVGSMIEKRVKPSDMLIALREKNPNNLTRIKQIYNE; from the exons ATGGCAGCTGGAACTTCTGAGGTTAATAATGAACATGATGGCACAATTGTTGTTAGGGTGGATCTCACAAAGGCTTTTACTACTGATCAA GCTTTTGCATCCCCCGCTGATCTTATTGATTGGGCTCGCGATGTATGTAAAGAGAATGGTTATGTTGTTATTGTGATTAGGTCTGACTACGGATCTGCAAAAAGGAAGCCTTTGATAACATTGGGATGTGAACGTGGTGGGAAGTATAGACCAGCGGCTCAAGTATTAAAACGCAGTCAAACTGGAACAAAAAAGTCTGATTGCCCTTTCAGGCTAAGAGCAAGGCCTAGTAAGGTTGATGGGCGATGGAAGGTGATAGTTCATTCTGGGATTCACAACCATGATACAGCTGAAACATTACAAGGTCACTcttttgttggtcgtctaaatcCTGATGAAAAGACCATGGTGGGAAGTATGATTGAGAAAAGGGTTAAGCCAAGCGACATGTTGATTGCACTAAGGGAAAAAAACCCCAACAACCTGACTCGAATCAAACAAATCTACAATGAGTAG